The Syntrophorhabdaceae bacterium genome window below encodes:
- a CDS encoding long-chain fatty acid--CoA ligase: protein MGSFEHECTFSRFYEMCKKYSDKTALIYLGERFTYGYLETLIDKFATGLLNLGVKKQDRVMLYISNCPQWIIANFAINRIGAVVVPVSPIYTSFEIEYMIKDAGIDTVICLDTNYVYVKEVMERTNLKRVIATSLIDFVSPWKRFVAHIFDKVPKGKVEKDEKIHFFKDVLIGGLTKPPAVDIDPVKDLSYIMYTGGTTGFPKGVPGNHIGEVSYIRDIMDDVVGEFIHEGKDVVLMVNPLFHIMAKGFMIALGFNYGNTVVLMPIPEVDPILAAIERYKARWMLGVPTLYRMILENDRLDQYNLSSMRYCYCGGDVLPV from the coding sequence ATGGGATCCTTTGAGCATGAATGTACCTTCTCCCGTTTCTACGAGATGTGTAAAAAGTATTCAGACAAAACCGCTCTTATATATCTCGGGGAACGGTTCACATACGGGTATCTCGAGACGCTCATTGATAAATTCGCAACGGGCCTTTTGAATCTCGGTGTAAAAAAGCAGGACAGGGTAATGCTCTATATCTCCAATTGCCCCCAGTGGATTATTGCAAATTTTGCGATAAACCGGATAGGGGCAGTTGTTGTGCCGGTCTCGCCGATCTACACATCGTTCGAGATTGAATACATGATAAAGGATGCCGGCATTGATACGGTCATATGCCTTGATACAAATTATGTCTATGTGAAAGAGGTCATGGAGAGAACGAACCTGAAAAGGGTCATTGCCACGAGTCTCATAGATTTTGTTTCCCCATGGAAGCGGTTCGTTGCCCACATCTTTGATAAGGTTCCCAAGGGAAAGGTTGAAAAGGATGAAAAGATCCATTTTTTTAAGGATGTTTTAATAGGAGGCTTGACCAAACCGCCTGCCGTTGATATCGATCCTGTGAAAGACCTTTCCTATATCATGTATACGGGTGGGACGACAGGCTTTCCAAAAGGTGTGCCGGGCAACCACATAGGCGAGGTTTCTTATATCCGGGACATCATGGATGATGTAGTCGGTGAGTTCATCCATGAAGGTAAAGATGTGGTACTCATGGTAAATCCCCTTTTCCATATCATGGCAAAGGGTTTTATGATCGCCCTGGGGTTCAATTACGGGAATACGGTGGTCCTCATGCCGATCCCTGAAGTGGATCCCATACTCGCAGCTATTGAGCGTTATAAGGCAAGATGGATGCTTGGTGTCCCAACCCTGTACCGGATGATACTGGAGAATGACCGCCTCGATCAGTATAATCTCAGTTCAATGCGGTACTGTTACTGTGGAGGCGATGTCCTGCCCGT
- a CDS encoding ATP-binding cassette domain-containing protein: MFEAFELMVFYENMIALNNVSIACDEGKIVGIFGSNSAGKSTLMYALSGILIDIKKKEEMRGGERISVFGRIFFNGNDVTTIEAHHRARMGIVLCPERRRIFSESSVLENLKIGAYLSSRREARENMDYVLDLFPRLKDHLKRQGGFLSGGEQQMLAIGRALMANPKILLLDEPLLGLSPAYQDIVINGTKAIRDTKGISIIVTEQYARPVMPIIDFAYILENGSSVLSGTREELMDNPDVKAAYFGV; the protein is encoded by the coding sequence ATGTTTGAAGCCTTTGAGCTAATGGTCTTTTACGAAAACATGATTGCCCTCAACAATGTGAGCATAGCCTGTGATGAAGGAAAGATCGTTGGTATCTTCGGTTCAAACAGCGCAGGAAAGAGCACATTGATGTACGCCCTTTCAGGTATCCTTATAGACATCAAGAAAAAGGAAGAGATGCGTGGAGGGGAGCGGATCTCTGTATTCGGAAGGATATTTTTTAACGGCAACGATGTAACAACCATTGAAGCGCACCACCGGGCACGGATGGGCATTGTACTCTGCCCGGAACGAAGGAGAATATTCTCGGAGAGCTCTGTCCTCGAGAACTTGAAGATAGGCGCATACCTCTCTTCCAGAAGAGAGGCGCGGGAGAATATGGATTATGTGCTGGATCTTTTTCCACGATTAAAAGATCATCTGAAGAGACAGGGTGGGTTCTTAAGCGGCGGCGAGCAGCAGATGCTCGCGATCGGGCGGGCGCTCATGGCGAACCCGAAGATCCTTCTCCTCGATGAGCCGCTCCTTGGTTTAAGCCCTGCATATCAGGACATAGTCATCAATGGAACGAAGGCGATAAGGGATACTAAAGGTATTTCGATCATTGTCACAGAGCAGTACGCCCGGCCCGTTATGCCTATCATAGATTTTGCCTATATCCTTGAGAACGGTTCGAGCGTTCTTTCCGGTACGCGGGAAGAGCTCATGGACAACCCGGACGTGAAAGCTGCATATTTTGGCGTGTAA
- a CDS encoding ABC transporter ATP-binding protein, whose amino-acid sequence MSEEPILSVKGISKSFGGLKALMDVSFDVQSGEVFGIIGPNGSGKTTIINCITGFIKTQAGHVYFKGEEITGWKPHKIADAGIARTFQIMRPYYSLPAYKNLIIPLWSPRARKTGGWRGGGKHGDRDTVAVDILEEIGFERDSRVPYKLASTLPTGYQKRLELARCMALRPEIIFCDEVFSGLSMSEIAGMLPLIEKMRDEGITLIMVEHRLRELFRVATRIMALNFGEKITEGEPSFVIEDKRVREAYLGVEGV is encoded by the coding sequence ATGAGTGAAGAACCGATACTTTCTGTTAAGGGTATCTCCAAATCATTTGGCGGCCTGAAGGCGCTTATGGATGTTAGTTTTGATGTTCAGAGCGGCGAGGTATTCGGCATTATAGGACCAAACGGTTCCGGCAAGACTACCATTATAAACTGTATCACCGGGTTTATAAAGACCCAGGCCGGTCATGTATATTTCAAAGGAGAGGAGATAACAGGCTGGAAGCCGCACAAGATTGCCGACGCGGGCATTGCAAGGACATTCCAGATCATGAGGCCCTACTACTCGCTGCCGGCATATAAAAATCTGATTATTCCCCTCTGGTCGCCAAGGGCGAGAAAGACGGGCGGATGGCGTGGCGGAGGGAAGCATGGCGACAGAGATACCGTGGCAGTGGATATCCTTGAAGAGATCGGATTTGAAAGGGATTCACGCGTTCCTTACAAGCTCGCTTCGACCTTGCCAACGGGTTACCAGAAGAGACTTGAACTGGCAAGATGCATGGCACTGCGGCCTGAGATCATCTTCTGCGATGAGGTCTTTTCAGGGTTAAGCATGAGCGAGATTGCCGGTATGCTCCCTCTCATCGAGAAGATGAGAGATGAGGGTATCACACTTATCATGGTGGAGCACAGACTGCGGGAACTTTTCAGGGTTGCAACAAGGATCATGGCGCTTAATTTTGGCGAAAAGATCACTGAAGGCGAACCCTCATTTGTTATTGAGGACAAGAGGGTGAGGGAAGCCTACCTTGGAGTTGAAGGGGTATAG